One genomic window of Thermodesulfobacteriota bacterium includes the following:
- a CDS encoding nodulation protein NfeD: MRLKRLLRVMIPVLLLLFGAFKDLGVEAQEKAPVFVIEVDGIINPATSKFIVESIDQAVEKGGQCLIIQLDTPGGLMESMRLIVKKIMTSPIPVIVYVSPSGGRAASAGVFITMAAHIAVMAPGTHIGAAHPVSLGEGKESKAMSEKIVNDTVSYIKTIAKTRNRNADWGEKAVRKSVSITEEEALKLNVIDLISPDLQDLLAKIDGKVIRFDGVTRTLMTKGIRPRPLQMSWRYRFLDIISNPSIAYILLMLGIYGIFFELSNPGSILPGVVGGIFLILAFYALQMLPISYAGLALILFAIILFIAEIKVVSHGLLSVAGIISLFLGSLMLIESPTDYMRISLSVIIPAVAVSGGFFIFAVTKAIKARLTKPTTGKEGIIGETGVTVTPLTPEGKVAIHGEFWKAESEEPIEAGEKVQVVGIDNLVLKVKKL; encoded by the coding sequence ATGAGATTGAAACGACTTCTTCGGGTGATGATTCCCGTTTTATTGCTCCTCTTCGGGGCCTTCAAGGACCTCGGGGTCGAGGCTCAGGAGAAGGCCCCTGTCTTTGTCATCGAGGTCGACGGGATCATCAACCCCGCGACGTCCAAGTTCATTGTCGAGTCGATCGACCAGGCCGTCGAAAAAGGGGGACAATGCCTCATCATCCAGCTCGATACCCCGGGCGGACTGATGGAGTCGATGCGCCTCATCGTCAAAAAGATCATGACCTCGCCCATCCCGGTCATCGTCTACGTCTCGCCGAGCGGAGGGAGGGCGGCCTCCGCAGGCGTCTTCATCACGATGGCTGCCCATATCGCGGTCATGGCCCCCGGCACCCACATCGGGGCCGCCCATCCCGTCTCGTTAGGGGAAGGGAAGGAGAGCAAGGCCATGAGCGAAAAGATCGTCAACGATACGGTTTCCTATATCAAGACGATCGCCAAGACCAGGAACAGGAATGCGGATTGGGGGGAAAAGGCGGTCCGAAAAAGCGTCTCCATCACCGAGGAGGAGGCCCTCAAGCTGAATGTGATCGACCTCATCAGCCCCGATCTCCAAGACCTCCTGGCCAAGATCGACGGAAAGGTCATCCGATTCGATGGCGTGACCCGGACCCTCATGACCAAGGGGATCAGACCCAGACCTCTCCAGATGAGCTGGCGGTATCGATTCCTCGATATCATCTCCAACCCTTCCATCGCCTACATCCTTCTGATGCTCGGGATCTATGGCATCTTCTTCGAACTGTCCAACCCCGGATCGATCCTTCCGGGGGTGGTCGGGGGCATCTTTCTCATCCTGGCCTTCTATGCCCTCCAGATGCTGCCGATCAGCTATGCGGGCCTGGCCCTCATCCTCTTCGCCATCATCCTTTTCATCGCGGAGATCAAAGTGGTGAGCCACGGCCTGTTGTCGGTAGCGGGGATCATCTCGCTCTTTCTGGGCTCCCTGATGTTGATCGAATCGCCCACCGATTACATGAGGATCTCGCTGAGCGTCATCATCCCTGCCGTGGCGGTCAGCGGAGGGTTTTTCATCTTCGCCGTCACCAAAGCGATCAAAGCCCGCCTGACCAAACCGACCACGGGGAAAGAAGGGATCATCGGGGAGACAGGGGTTACGGTCACCCCTCTCACCCCTGAGGGAAAAGTGGCCATCCACGGGGAGTTCTGGAAGGCCGAATCGGAGGAGCCCATCGAGGCGGGTGAAAAGGTTCAGGTCGTCGGCATCGACAATCTCGTGCTGAAGGTCAAAAAACTCTAA
- a CDS encoding slipin family protein: MGSVPGLPSGLFFLIVFLVILAASAIKILREYERGVVFRLGRLIGAKGPGLIFIIPGIDKMIKVSLRTVTLDIPPQDVITRDNISIKVNAVVYFRVIDPNRAVTEVENYLYATSQLAQTTLRSIVGQFELDDLLSRRDKINIQLQEILDSHTDPWGIKVSLVETKGVDLPEEMRRAIARQAEAERERRAKIIHADGEYQAAEKLAQAANVIGANPAALQLRFLQTLTEVATEKNSTTIFPVPIDLLKPFLEKK, from the coding sequence ATGGGGAGCGTGCCAGGATTGCCGTCGGGATTGTTCTTTCTCATCGTCTTTCTGGTGATCTTAGCGGCCTCGGCCATCAAGATCCTCAGGGAGTATGAACGGGGCGTCGTCTTCCGTCTCGGTCGGCTGATCGGCGCCAAGGGGCCGGGGTTGATCTTCATCATTCCCGGGATCGATAAAATGATCAAGGTAAGCCTCCGAACGGTGACGCTCGACATCCCACCTCAGGACGTCATCACCCGGGACAACATCTCCATCAAGGTCAATGCCGTGGTCTACTTCCGGGTGATCGATCCCAACCGGGCGGTCACCGAGGTCGAAAACTACCTCTATGCCACCTCCCAGCTGGCCCAGACCACACTTAGGAGCATCGTGGGACAGTTCGAACTGGACGACCTCCTCTCGCGACGGGACAAGATCAACATCCAACTTCAGGAGATCCTGGATTCCCATACCGATCCCTGGGGCATCAAGGTCTCCTTGGTGGAAACCAAGGGGGTAGACCTCCCCGAGGAGATGCGAAGGGCCATTGCCCGTCAGGCGGAGGCGGAGAGGGAGAGAAGGGCGAAGATCATCCATGCCGATGGCGAGTACCAAGCCGCTGAAAAATTGGCCCAGGCAGCCAATGTGATCGGCGCCAACCCCGCCGCGCTCCAATTGAGGTTTCTCCAGACCCTGACCGAGGTGGCCACCGAGAAAAACTCCACCACCATCTTTCCGGTCCCCATTGACCTTCTGAAACCCTTCCTTGAAAAGAAGTAG
- the guaB gene encoding IMP dehydrogenase, translated as MEPHRKEFPEYLTFDDVLLVPNYSEVLPKDVDVSTQLTREIRLNIPLVSAAMDTVTEARTAIAMAQEGGIGIIHRNLSIADQAREVDKVKKSESGMILNPITMHPDQKIYEALEVMKTYRISGVPITKEGKLVGILTNRDLRFEKRLDEKISTVMTRDRLITAPVGTTLEQAKEILHKNRIEKLLVVDEHNNLRGLITIKDIEKMRKYPNSCKDAHGRLRVGAAIGTGKDREKRTEALLQAGLDVLVIDTAHGHTKDVLEAIRDTKKNFPRCQLIGGNIATKEAMIDLIKAGVDGVKVGVGPGSICTTRIVAGVGVPQLSAILEVSEISKKYGVPIIADGGIKYSGDITKALAAGAHSVMIGNLFAGTDESPGEIVLYQGRSYKVYRGMGSLEAMKEGSKDRYMQEEVESETKLVPEGIEGRVPYRGALSFCIHQLVGGLKAGMGYLGARNIEELQQKGRFIRITSSGLRESHVHDVIITKEAPNYRLE; from the coding sequence ATGGAACCCCATCGGAAGGAATTTCCGGAGTACCTCACGTTCGACGACGTCCTTCTGGTTCCCAACTATTCCGAGGTCCTGCCCAAAGATGTGGATGTGAGCACCCAATTGACGAGGGAGATCCGACTCAACATCCCCCTTGTGAGCGCGGCCATGGATACGGTGACCGAGGCCAGGACGGCCATCGCCATGGCCCAGGAGGGCGGCATCGGGATCATCCACCGGAATCTCTCCATCGCCGATCAGGCCAGAGAGGTCGACAAGGTGAAGAAGTCGGAGAGCGGGATGATCCTCAACCCCATCACCATGCATCCCGATCAAAAGATCTACGAGGCCCTCGAGGTGATGAAGACCTACCGGATCTCGGGCGTTCCCATCACCAAGGAGGGAAAGCTCGTGGGGATTCTGACCAACCGCGACCTCCGGTTCGAAAAGAGGCTGGACGAGAAGATCTCCACGGTGATGACCCGTGACCGGCTCATCACCGCACCCGTGGGGACGACGCTCGAACAGGCCAAGGAGATCCTCCACAAGAACAGGATCGAGAAGCTTCTGGTGGTGGACGAGCATAATAATCTGAGGGGCCTCATCACCATCAAGGACATCGAAAAGATGCGAAAATACCCCAACTCCTGTAAAGATGCCCATGGTCGGCTACGGGTCGGGGCCGCCATCGGCACGGGAAAGGATCGAGAGAAGAGGACGGAGGCCCTTCTCCAGGCAGGGCTCGACGTCCTGGTCATCGATACGGCCCACGGCCACACGAAAGATGTCCTGGAGGCCATCCGGGACACGAAGAAGAACTTCCCCCGTTGCCAGCTGATCGGCGGCAATATCGCGACCAAAGAGGCCATGATCGACCTGATCAAGGCGGGCGTGGACGGGGTGAAGGTGGGGGTCGGACCCGGGTCGATCTGCACCACTCGGATCGTGGCTGGTGTGGGGGTCCCGCAGCTTTCGGCCATCCTGGAGGTGAGCGAGATTTCCAAAAAGTATGGCGTTCCGATCATCGCCGATGGAGGGATCAAATATTCCGGGGATATCACGAAGGCCCTGGCCGCCGGCGCTCATTCGGTGATGATCGGGAACCTCTTCGCCGGGACTGATGAAAGCCCCGGAGAGATCGTGCTCTATCAAGGGCGAAGTTACAAGGTCTACCGGGGCATGGGATCGCTGGAGGCGATGAAGGAGGGGAGCAAGGATCGGTACATGCAGGAGGAAGTGGAGAGCGAGACCAAGCTGGTCCCGGAAGGGATCGAGGGCCGGGTGCCCTATCGCGGGGCCCTCTCCTTCTGCATCCATCAACTCGTCGGAGGGCTCAAGGCGGGCATGGGATATCTCGGGGCGAGGAACATCGAGGAGCTTCAGCAGAAGGGCAGATTCATCCGGATCACGTCTTCGGGGTTGAGAGAGAGTCACGTCCATGATGTCATCATCACCAAAGAGGCCCCGAATTATCGGCTGGAATAG
- a CDS encoding tetratricopeptide repeat protein, with translation MKRILLLLFILLATLFYALGPFFKEETIPLSRAFFAAESSTSAEPILNLKEMGWGPSKTGASKGGSLGKRELDQVYQWKLDRGVRNLTTFSLYLTRLAGQERRQGNLSKAVELATYASKLSPDLPQPYFELARARFKHRPFAIHEALLEAWRGLRAKTRNFPASFQFAYHAFSLIAHAILMAFLLFGIVLLWKYFPLYAADIRRNLSQELSNLVLNGLKIIVLFIPFFLRMEVSWALLYWSILLWGYLSARERPFLVLFLIFLVYLPFFLRTSSSYLNGPAMDLLLEVNEGNHENWDRGTEEKLRAWQSSNSEDPKVLFTLGLIEKRMGRYPQAEQFYRRAIERDPEMSEAHSNLGNVYLAQKQVQQAIAAYQRAIELDPKKGSYYYNLYRAYSMETFLSGRSDKAFQKARQLDPDLVQFYSTIEPTNMNRFVVDEVLGPSHLWAKFWEEYVGKEGFLYRLFKAWFEKVPSVLPFLAPILFLAFLIAMTRYTRAKRFLTRCPMCGVATHRFYLGNWESKEQSFVCFNCYRLFVQKEKLHPKMMEKKRLQAMAFQKQNRLAARVLSFVFVGFGDLWRGYPLPALLLLSLHFIFLLKFLQWIGLVPGVGLGSPLSWSGLLWGGLFVIFYLLSYRREARQQPEFEIPES, from the coding sequence TTGAAAAGGATCCTTCTGCTTCTCTTCATCCTATTGGCCACGCTCTTCTATGCCCTCGGCCCTTTTTTCAAAGAAGAGACCATCCCCTTGTCCCGAGCCTTCTTTGCGGCCGAGAGTTCCACATCGGCCGAGCCCATCCTCAATCTGAAAGAGATGGGATGGGGGCCTTCGAAGACAGGGGCCTCGAAAGGCGGCTCCCTGGGCAAAAGGGAGTTGGACCAGGTTTATCAATGGAAACTGGATCGAGGGGTTCGAAATCTGACGACGTTTTCCCTCTACCTCACGAGGCTGGCCGGCCAGGAGCGAAGGCAGGGCAATCTGTCCAAGGCGGTCGAATTGGCCACTTATGCCAGCAAACTCTCACCGGACCTCCCCCAACCTTATTTCGAGCTGGCCCGGGCCCGGTTTAAACACCGGCCCTTTGCTATCCACGAGGCCCTTCTGGAAGCCTGGAGGGGCCTCCGGGCAAAGACGAGGAATTTCCCGGCCTCCTTCCAGTTCGCCTATCATGCCTTCTCCCTCATCGCCCATGCCATCCTCATGGCCTTCCTCCTCTTCGGCATCGTCCTCCTCTGGAAGTATTTCCCTCTCTATGCCGCCGATATCCGGAGGAACCTTTCCCAAGAGCTTTCCAATCTCGTCCTCAACGGCCTGAAGATCATCGTCCTCTTCATCCCCTTCTTTCTCAGGATGGAAGTGAGCTGGGCCCTCCTCTACTGGTCGATCCTTCTGTGGGGATATCTTTCCGCGCGAGAAAGGCCCTTTCTCGTCCTTTTCCTCATCTTTCTCGTCTACCTCCCTTTCTTCCTCCGCACCTCCTCTTCCTATCTGAACGGGCCGGCCATGGACCTCCTCTTGGAGGTCAACGAGGGAAACCATGAAAACTGGGATCGGGGGACCGAAGAGAAGTTGAGGGCCTGGCAGTCCTCCAACTCCGAAGACCCAAAGGTCCTCTTTACCCTCGGCCTGATCGAGAAGAGGATGGGAAGGTACCCGCAGGCGGAACAATTCTACCGGAGGGCCATCGAACGGGACCCTGAAATGAGCGAGGCCCATTCCAACCTCGGCAATGTCTACCTGGCCCAGAAGCAAGTTCAGCAAGCGATCGCGGCCTACCAGCGGGCCATCGAACTCGATCCCAAAAAGGGGTCCTATTACTACAATCTTTATCGGGCTTACTCGATGGAGACGTTTCTCTCCGGGAGATCGGATAAGGCCTTCCAGAAGGCCAGACAATTGGATCCCGACTTGGTCCAGTTTTATTCTACCATAGAACCCACGAATATGAATCGGTTCGTGGTCGACGAGGTCCTCGGCCCTTCCCATTTATGGGCCAAGTTCTGGGAAGAGTATGTGGGGAAAGAGGGTTTTCTCTACCGTCTCTTCAAGGCATGGTTCGAGAAGGTCCCTTCCGTCCTCCCCTTTCTGGCCCCCATCCTTTTTCTGGCCTTTCTCATCGCCATGACGAGGTACACCCGGGCGAAGCGTTTTCTCACCCGGTGTCCAATGTGCGGGGTTGCCACCCATCGATTCTACCTGGGAAACTGGGAGAGCAAAGAGCAGTCCTTCGTCTGCTTCAACTGCTATCGCCTCTTCGTCCAGAAGGAGAAGCTTCACCCCAAAATGATGGAGAAGAAGAGGCTCCAGGCCATGGCCTTCCAAAAACAGAATCGATTGGCCGCGAGGGTTCTCTCTTTCGTCTTTGTCGGGTTCGGTGACCTCTGGAGGGGTTATCCCCTGCCGGCCCTCCTCCTGCTCTCCCTCCATTTTATCTTCCTCTTAAAATTTCTCCAGTGGATCGGGTTGGTTCCGGGGGTTGGCCTTGGGTCGCCGCTCTCCTGGAGCGGCCTCCTCTGGGGAGGACTCTTCGTGATCTTCTATCTGCTCTCCTACCGGCGGGAGGCCAGGCAACAACCGGAATTCGAGATCCCCGAATCGTAG
- a CDS encoding MBL fold metallo-hydrolase: MAELVIVGSGTGIPSLRRASPCLLLLSKTLRILIDTGPGSLRRLLEVGVTYQDIDLLLYTHLHPDHTADLVPILFACKYGESPRVKDLTLFGGPGLKTFFEKLEELYHPWISPQTYRLKIKEASSQPFSIGGMKILSAPMAHLPGSLGYRFEWDDGKALVISGDTDYCESLIRLASKADLLVLECSFPDEKKVNGHLTPSLAGRIARESGSRRLLLTHLYPICDQHDILTPCRREFPGEVFLAEDLQRFTL, from the coding sequence ATGGCGGAATTGGTCATCGTAGGCTCGGGTACGGGAATCCCTTCCTTGAGGAGGGCCTCGCCTTGCCTCCTCTTGCTCTCAAAAACGCTCAGGATCCTGATCGACACCGGCCCGGGCTCGCTCAGGCGGTTGCTCGAGGTTGGGGTCACCTACCAGGACATCGACCTCCTCCTTTACACCCACCTCCATCCCGATCACACAGCCGACCTGGTTCCGATCCTCTTCGCCTGCAAATACGGGGAGTCCCCCCGTGTGAAAGACTTGACCCTCTTCGGCGGTCCAGGCCTCAAGACGTTCTTCGAGAAATTAGAGGAGCTCTACCATCCTTGGATCTCTCCTCAGACCTACCGTCTGAAGATCAAAGAGGCCTCCTCCCAACCCTTTTCCATCGGAGGGATGAAGATCCTTTCGGCGCCCATGGCCCATCTTCCGGGGAGCCTCGGCTATCGATTCGAATGGGACGATGGAAAGGCGCTCGTCATCTCCGGCGACACGGACTACTGCGAAAGCCTCATCCGCCTGGCCTCGAAGGCCGATCTGCTCGTCCTCGAATGTTCCTTCCCCGACGAGAAGAAGGTCAACGGCCACCTCACCCCCTCCCTCGCTGGCAGGATCGCCAGGGAGTCCGGCTCCAGGCGGCTCCTCCTCACCCATCTCTATCCCATCTGCGACCAGCACGATATCTTGACCCCATGCCGAAGGGAATTTCCGGGCGAGGTCTTTCTTGCGGAAGACCTCCAGAGGTTCACCCTGTAG
- the hflX gene encoding GTPase HflX, with the protein METEEAPIPKVFGNTVGLKPSQIRRIEHIYRRRIPPQRVVTLETARLLLDLSNEIRRQIGILVSRKGIVEMVMIGDHRGITIPDLSRYRIGIPRLRGLRLIHTHLQGEPLSEEDFTDLALLRLDMMVALSTDLRKGEERVHLAHLLPDNPEKKAFEVPPPSPLRQLDLDFLKWIQSLEDQFQKGQRAFSTRETKDKAILVSVSRARREAIEQSLEELKALAESSGLQVIDAIIQRPQTFSTSTLMGEGKLRELVLKCMQTGVDLIIFDQNLTPGQMVTISDLTELRVIDRTQLILDIFAQRAKTREGKTQVELAQLKYLLPRLGRKTLALSRLTGGIGGRGPGETKLEIDRRRARDRIHLLEKELEALSRQRAQRRALRRRSGVPIFSIVGYTNVGKSTLFNLLTESQFDMEDKLFATLDTATRRIRRKKAVLFEDGETEVVITDTVGFIKDLPKDLMGAFRPTFDELRESDLLIHLADISSPRLEEQIEAVERILEDLGLGGIPRLLVLNKEDKLDPEEVKALCRRYDAVSISALKPESLEPFYRALSNKLREIRSSWWSDPLAKPTSSCSWEDEGGVPAPPFSDRWPLVDKADGV; encoded by the coding sequence TTGGAAACGGAGGAAGCGCCTATTCCCAAGGTCTTCGGGAACACGGTCGGTTTAAAACCCAGCCAGATCCGAAGGATCGAACATATCTACCGGAGAAGGATCCCGCCGCAAAGGGTCGTGACCCTTGAAACGGCCCGCCTCCTGCTCGACCTCTCGAACGAAATCCGACGACAGATCGGCATTCTCGTAAGCCGAAAGGGGATCGTCGAGATGGTGATGATCGGAGACCATCGAGGCATCACCATCCCAGACCTTTCGCGATATCGCATCGGAATCCCGAGGTTGAGGGGCTTGAGGCTCATCCATACCCATCTGCAAGGGGAGCCTCTCAGCGAGGAGGATTTCACCGACCTGGCCCTTCTCAGGCTCGATATGATGGTCGCCCTTTCAACCGATCTCCGAAAGGGGGAGGAGAGGGTTCATTTGGCCCATCTGCTTCCGGACAATCCCGAGAAGAAGGCCTTCGAGGTTCCCCCCCCTTCTCCCCTAAGGCAGCTGGATCTCGACTTCCTGAAATGGATTCAGTCTCTCGAGGATCAATTTCAGAAGGGCCAGAGGGCCTTTTCGACCCGGGAGACGAAGGACAAGGCCATTCTCGTTTCGGTGAGCCGAGCCAGAAGGGAAGCGATCGAACAGTCCCTGGAGGAGTTAAAGGCCCTTGCTGAATCGAGTGGCCTTCAGGTGATCGATGCGATCATCCAGAGGCCCCAGACGTTTTCGACCTCCACGCTGATGGGCGAGGGCAAGCTGAGGGAGCTTGTCCTGAAATGCATGCAAACCGGTGTCGATTTGATCATCTTCGACCAGAACCTCACCCCCGGCCAGATGGTTACGATCTCGGACCTGACGGAGCTGAGGGTGATCGACCGCACCCAGCTCATCCTCGATATCTTTGCCCAAAGGGCCAAGACCCGGGAGGGAAAGACGCAGGTGGAGCTGGCCCAGCTCAAATACCTCCTCCCCAGGCTCGGCCGAAAGACCTTGGCCCTTTCGCGATTGACCGGAGGGATCGGCGGCCGAGGCCCTGGAGAGACCAAGCTCGAGATCGACCGGCGGAGGGCAAGGGATCGGATCCATCTCCTGGAGAAGGAGCTGGAGGCCCTGAGCCGGCAGCGTGCCCAGAGGCGGGCGCTTCGAAGGCGTAGCGGCGTTCCCATCTTCTCCATCGTGGGATATACCAATGTAGGCAAATCGACCCTTTTCAATCTCCTCACCGAAAGCCAGTTCGACATGGAGGATAAACTCTTCGCCACCCTCGACACGGCAACGAGAAGGATTCGAAGGAAGAAAGCCGTTCTGTTCGAGGACGGAGAGACCGAGGTGGTGATCACGGATACGGTCGGCTTCATCAAGGACCTGCCGAAGGACCTGATGGGTGCCTTCCGACCCACCTTCGATGAGCTTCGGGAGTCGGATCTTTTGATCCACCTGGCCGATATCAGCAGCCCGAGGCTCGAAGAGCAGATCGAGGCGGTCGAGAGGATCCTCGAAGACCTGGGGCTGGGTGGGATTCCAAGGCTCCTCGTGTTGAACAAAGAGGACAAACTCGACCCGGAAGAGGTGAAGGCCCTCTGCAGGCGCTACGACGCCGTCTCGATCTCGGCGTTGAAGCCGGAGAGCCTCGAACCGTTTTATCGGGCCCTCTCTAACAAATTAAGGGAGATCCGATCCTCCTGGTGGAGCGACCCCCTCGCAAAGCCAACCTCCTCTTGCTCATGGGAAGATGAAGGAGGAGTCCCTGCGCCCCCATTTTCGGATCGGTGGCCTCTGGTTGACAAAGCGGATGGCGTCTGA
- the rtcA gene encoding RNA 3'-terminal phosphate cyclase: protein MRPEGMVEIDGAYGEGGGQILRTALACSAILNRPVTVFRIRAGRKNPGLQAQHLKGIEALAEITRGKTEGVKIGSDRIVFIPGEITPGHYQFDIGTAGSVTLLLQSLLLPLCLCQGDSFLKLRGGTHVAWSPPFHYLTEILFPLLRKMGIGVDARIERWGWYPKGGGEVDVKVHPASSLTPLSLTDRGSLRRIYGLSASSHLPAHVAERQRGRALARLAEELGFKAEIEVRSDVPSPGQGSFLFLVCEFEGIKAGFSGLGRKGKRAEEVADEAVGELKDYLGSEGTADPHLADQIVPFMAFCSERSTLITTRVTDHLRTNLWVLEQFLDLSVSITEVGGGGGKIDLIPKAY, encoded by the coding sequence ATGCGTCCTGAGGGGATGGTCGAGATCGATGGCGCATATGGGGAAGGGGGAGGTCAGATCCTGAGAACGGCCCTGGCCTGTTCTGCGATCTTGAACCGACCGGTGACCGTTTTCAGGATTCGAGCCGGCCGGAAGAACCCGGGTCTTCAAGCCCAACACCTCAAGGGCATCGAGGCCTTGGCGGAGATCACCCGCGGAAAGACCGAAGGGGTCAAGATCGGCTCCGACCGGATCGTTTTCATCCCCGGCGAGATCACCCCGGGCCATTATCAGTTCGATATCGGGACAGCGGGATCGGTGACCCTTCTGCTCCAATCGCTCCTCCTTCCCCTCTGCCTTTGCCAAGGAGATTCCTTCTTAAAGCTAAGGGGCGGGACGCATGTTGCCTGGAGCCCTCCCTTTCACTATCTGACGGAGATCCTTTTCCCCCTGCTCAGGAAGATGGGGATCGGGGTTGATGCGAGGATCGAACGTTGGGGCTGGTATCCAAAAGGGGGAGGAGAGGTCGATGTGAAGGTCCATCCGGCCTCCTCCTTAACCCCCCTCTCTTTGACGGATCGGGGTTCGCTGAGGAGGATTTATGGGCTTTCAGCCTCCTCCCACCTACCCGCCCATGTGGCTGAACGCCAAAGAGGAAGGGCCCTTGCCCGGTTAGCGGAAGAATTGGGTTTTAAGGCCGAAATCGAGGTCCGATCGGACGTGCCGTCCCCTGGCCAGGGCTCTTTTCTGTTTCTCGTTTGCGAATTCGAGGGGATCAAGGCCGGCTTTTCGGGTCTTGGAAGAAAGGGGAAGAGGGCAGAGGAGGTGGCCGACGAGGCGGTCGGGGAGTTGAAAGATTATTTAGGCTCCGAGGGAACCGCCGATCCCCACCTGGCCGATCAGATCGTCCCTTTTATGGCCTTCTGTTCCGAAAGATCGACCCTGATTACCACCCGGGTGACCGATCACCTGAGGACGAACCTCTGGGTTCTTGAACAGTTCCTCGACCTCTCTGTGTCGATCACCGAGGTGGGAGGCGGTGGGGGAAAGATTGACTTGATTCCGAAGGCATATTAA
- a CDS encoding DUF4388 domain-containing protein, translated as MALQGTLKDFSITEVIQLIGQQLKTGVLKIRRGNNLVEISFVDGMIVHVYSNYRGKKDLIGEILVKAQLITEEQLERVLRIQKETLKYLGEILVELGLLSKEDILKVITTQIYETIYDLFWWEDGTFNFDLKLVESYKKIPFALSTEQVLLNILRMVDEWSEIEKKIYSPYLVFRKVPRAEEKMMEVLPPQGLMKQKLTSEQELILNLVDGQRTVQEIIDRSLLGRFNASEILVGLKEMGFIEEVGVRAPSLLKKVGQIPFRQALAFVYYGVFFGSVFLVLFYFKPDFLDFLWHSKIERLNFGAPALYVHRAQVERIKMALEIFYLEKGSYPQKLEELVAADLLRPGDLFYRKGVAYQYEVKEGRYQLKP; from the coding sequence ATGGCCCTTCAAGGAACGCTAAAAGATTTCAGCATCACCGAAGTCATCCAGCTGATCGGTCAACAGTTGAAGACGGGCGTTCTCAAGATCCGCCGGGGGAACAACCTGGTGGAGATTTCCTTCGTCGACGGGATGATCGTCCATGTCTATTCGAACTACCGGGGAAAGAAGGACCTCATCGGAGAGATCCTGGTCAAGGCCCAGCTGATCACGGAGGAGCAGTTGGAGAGGGTCCTGAGAATTCAGAAGGAGACCCTCAAATATCTCGGGGAGATCCTGGTGGAGCTCGGCCTCCTGTCCAAGGAGGATATCCTGAAGGTGATCACCACGCAAATTTACGAGACGATCTATGACCTCTTCTGGTGGGAGGACGGGACGTTCAACTTTGATCTCAAATTGGTCGAAAGTTACAAGAAGATCCCCTTTGCCCTGAGCACGGAGCAGGTTCTCCTGAACATCCTCCGGATGGTGGACGAATGGTCGGAAATCGAAAAGAAGATCTACTCGCCCTATCTCGTCTTCCGGAAAGTTCCGAGGGCGGAGGAGAAGATGATGGAGGTCCTCCCTCCTCAAGGCTTGATGAAACAGAAACTGACCTCGGAGCAGGAGTTGATCCTCAATCTGGTGGACGGCCAGAGGACGGTCCAGGAGATCATCGACCGCTCCCTTTTGGGGCGGTTTAATGCCAGCGAGATTCTGGTTGGGCTCAAGGAGATGGGATTTATCGAAGAGGTGGGGGTCCGAGCGCCGAGCCTCCTCAAAAAGGTGGGACAGATCCCCTTCCGGCAGGCCCTGGCCTTCGTCTATTATGGCGTCTTCTTCGGATCGGTCTTCTTGGTCCTATTCTATTTTAAACCCGATTTTCTGGACTTCCTATGGCATTCCAAGATCGAGCGGCTGAACTTCGGAGCCCCGGCCCTCTATGTCCATCGAGCCCAGGTCGAACGGATCAAGATGGCCCTGGAGATCTTTTACCTGGAAAAGGGCTCGTACCCTCAGAAACTGGAAGAGCTGGTGGCGGCCGATCTCCTTCGACCCGGCGATCTCTTCTACCGAAAGGGAGTGGCCTACCAGTACGAGGTGAAGGAGGGAAGATATCAGCTGAAACCCTGA